The DNA region TTTTGGTCTGAACGGAGCGAATTTGAGCTTCGACCAATTGTGAAAAGACGGTTTCAATGCGTTTGCGGAGCTTTGGGTGGCGGTCTTGCCGCCACCCGTTGTCATAGCGGGTGTTTTTCTTGGGTGGGAACAGGTCGCCCAGGCAGCAATAGCCCTTGTCCCCAATGATCTTTGGCCCGCCGAACTCAGGCCACCTCCGGTTCAACTCATAGCTGACGGTGGTGTCGTGAAGATTGGCGGGTTTGAGGAGGGACTGGACGATCTCCCCTGCGGGTGTCACCCAGGCATGCAGCTTGTACCCGTACACGTCGCCCTGGGTCCCAAACCCCCATTTCGCTCCCGGGAACTTGCACCGCTTGCCTCGTTTCGGGCGACACACCGGGAGCGGCATGGAGTCAATGATCACTTCTGCACAGCGTTTGGCGGGGCTGACCAAGGCTTCGAGGCGTTCCAGCAGACGCACGCTTCGCATGTACGCCTGGCTGTAGGAGGGAAGACCGACGCGGTCTTCCCTCAACATGTTCCACCAGATCGAGCGATACGGCTGCTTGAACACGAAGCGAGCGAGCAAGAGGGCCACGAGCAGGGCATCCGTCAGCTTCTGATGCTTAAATCGCTTCAGATCGCTGAAGTGCCGCTTCGCCCAACGGTGGAGCTGACGAATCACCGCACGACGACCTAAACTATGATGGTGACGGTATCTGCACATACCGTCTCCATTTTTCCTCGTCTCCGTCCTACTCGGCTACCCCAGCCTCAAGCCCTAAACGGCGTGTAGAGCCATTGATAACGCCGGTGTTGAGCAACCACAGGCCGCTTACCTCGAAGCGCCTAGAAGCGCTTCAACACGGGCTTAAGGCCAAAACGTCCTTCGTCCTGGACCCAAAGGCGAACTTGCTTTTCGGGGTAGGCTGCCTGAGCAACGCTCAGCGCCGCCTCGACTTTTTTATGAACGTCCCCTGCTCTTTGGGAGAAGCCGCCTCCGTATGCGTCGGTCGAGGAACCTGAGCAGTAAAGCCAAGTCTTTCCAAGTAGCCCCAGACACACACCTCTGTCAATGCAATCCCAAAATGCTCCTGGATGTGTATCGAGCGCCATGGGCGGCCATTGCACGCCGCCTGTGGCGTTTTCGAAGGAGGAAGAGGAGAGGCTATGTAACGTGCAATCTTCTTTCTACTGGTGGGTTACTTGCCATAGTTGTAGGCTTTGAGGATACCCCGTGTCCCGAAAAACCCTCTGCGAGCCCTGACGGAAGAGGAACGTGCGACCTTGGAGCGATTGAGCCGGTCGCATCACACCGCAGCGATCGTCGGCGGCGGGGCAAAAACGATTCTCGCGGTGTCGGCCGGCATGGCCTATACCGGAGCAGCTCGGTTGTCGCCTTGCCAGGGTTTTGTGGAGGGAAAGTTCAGTCTGATTCAGACTGGAGCGAGATATGACGACCCCTCGGCAGAACTACACCGCTGAATTCAAGCAGGAGGCCGTGCGGCTGGTCGAAGCCACGGGCAAAAGTTGTGCCCAAATCGCCCGCGACCTCGGCGTCCCTCCCCACTACGTCGTGCGCTGGAAAAAGCGGCAGGAGGTGCAGAAGGCTGTGGGACGCCCTGTATTGACGGGGCGTGGCTTCCCTGCGCGTTCTGAACAGGAAGAACGGATCAAGCATCTGGAGCGTGAACTGGAGATTGCCCGTCAGGAGTGGGATGTGTTGAAAAAAGCCGTGGCCTTCTTCGCCAAACAAAGCTGATCTTCGCCTTCGTTCAGCAGTACCAGGAAGAGTTTCCGGTGGAGCTGATGTGTCAGGTGCTGGAGGTCGGTGTGAGCGGGTATTACGCAGACGCGGGGAAGGCCAGAGCGTGTCAGAGCGCGAAAAGACCGCGCCCAGACCGAGAAGATCAGGGCGAGTCATCAGCGAAGCCGAGGGACTTACGGAACCCCGAGAATTCAAGCGGATCTCGCAGATGAGGGAGAGCGGGTGAGCCGACAGCGGATCGGGCGACCGATGAAGGCAGCGGACGCTGAGGTCCGCTGCAAGCGGCCGTTTCGCGTGACGACCAAGGCCTCATCGGCTCACCCAACCGCAGAAAATCTGCTGAACCGAGAGTTCAGTGCCGACCGGCCGAATCGGAAGTGGGTCACGGACATCACCTCTCTGCCGACGACGGAGGGCTGGCTGTATCTGGCCACGGTCATGGACCTGTTCTCCAGAAAAATTGTCGGCTGGGCGATGAGCGAACGTCTTCACACGCCGCTGGTCACCGCGGCGCTGAACATGGCTTGGCAGCGACGGCAGCCCGAGACCGGGCTGCTCCACCACTCCGACCGAGGCAGCCAATACAGCAGTGAGGTCTACCGACAAGCCCTGGAGCGCCTGGAGGCGGTTCAGAGCATGAGCAACAAAGGGCAGTGTTGGGATAGCGCCGTGCAGGAACGCTTTTTCTCAACCCTCAAGGTTGAACTCGACCTGCGCCAGGAACCCGGGACGTGTGCCCAAACCCGCAGTGACGTGTTCGCGTGGATCGAGGTGTTTTACAACCGGCAACGTCGCCATTCGTCGCCCTGCTACCGTTCCCCGGTGGCCTTTGAGGAACAAACCACCCATCCTGAACTACGCCTCCACTAAACCCTTGCAATTCATTATGGGGTCGTAGTTGTTCACCAGCGGCATCATGGGCAGCCCTGGGCAGTGCACCGCAACATACGCGCGCATGTTCGCGTTCTTTCCGGGGGACTCGGGGCTCAGCGTACCGCCCGCTTCCAGACGCCACCATTCGGACACAAGGACACCCAACGCGCCCAGGTTGCGCTTCAAGGACGTGAAACTGTTGTCGTCCCAGGCCACGAAAAAGCCAGTGATGTTCAGGGTGGCCTTGCTCTGAGTGGGGCTACCCGTCCAACCGCCATCGAGGGTTGTTCCTGGTCTACGGCTGTGAGTTGCCACGCCCGGCAGGGGCCGCAGGGCCGAGTGGTGCCTTCCCAGCGCCAGGGACGGAAGAGCGTCGGGGTGCCACAGGGCGGTCATCATGCCCGCTTCCGAGAGCAGCAGGGCAGCGCCGCGCCCATCAGGAACGCCGCCCGGTTGAGGTGACGTCGTCGGTCCTGTAGGGCGGCGAAGACGGGCAGCGTGGGCTCGCTTATGCTCTCATCTTCTAAAAGTTGGTTAAAGGCGAAATGGCCTCCTCGCCCGGCAGAGTGACGTCCACCCGCGCGCCACCGCCCTCTGCCCGCCCCAGGTGCAGGGTACCCCCGTGCACCTCCACCACCCGCCGCACCACGGCAAGCCCAAGCCCAAAGCCTTCCACCTCGGTCAGTCCGCGCACGAAGGCGTCTGTCAGGACGCCTCCCGGAAAGCCGGGGCCGGTGTCTTCCACCCGCAGCGCCGCGCCCCCACCAGGCTGGGCTGAGACGTCCACCAGGACCCGCCCCCCCGGTGGCGTGAACTTCACCGCATTGCCGATCAGGTTTTCGAGCACGCTGCTCAACAAGGTGCTGTCGCCGCGCACGGGAGCCGAGGCCCCGTCCAGCCACAGGTCGAGGTCGCGCCGCATCGCCAGCGGTTGCAGCAGGTCCACCGCCTCGCCCGCCAGCGTAAGCAGGTCCACGGTGGGCCCACGCGACGGCCCCAGCGGAAGCAGGCGCTGCGCCCGGGTGAGGGTCATGAGGTTGCCTGTCAGCTGGCGCAGGCGTCCCGCTGTACGCTCCGTACGTTCCAGGGCCGCGTGCCACTCCTCCGGGGGCCGCTCCCGCGAGAGGGTGTGTTGCAGGTCCGCGAGCATCGCTGTGACGGGCGTGCGCAACTCGTGCGAGGCGCTCGCAAGAAAGAGGGTTTCACGTTCGCGCTCGGCTCGCAGCGCCCGCAGGCTTTCTGCCAAGGCGCGGGCGAGGGCGCCCACCTCGTCGCGTTCCTCCAGGCCCGGCAGCGGACCAGGCCCGTCGAGGTGCCCCACCCGCCGCGCCAGTGCCTCCAGGGGCCGCAACGCCCGGCGCACCTCGCGGGCCACCAGCCAGCCCCCCAGCACGCTGAGCAGCAGCAGGGTCATGGCAGCCACCGACGCGTAGCGCTGCATCAAATGTTTTAGGGGCAGCAGGTTGCGCCCCACCTGCACCACGACCATGCCGCCGCGCCGCGATATCACCTGATACCCACCCACCTGCCGCGCCCACGCAGGCCCACTCCCCTTCAGAAACTCGGGGTCCAGGGTGTCGGGCCCCGAAGCCCCACCCGCCCACCGCAGCTGTCCATCCACATAGACGCGCGCTGACGCCGTAATACCGCTTTCTTCCAGGATATCGTCGCCGATATCGTCAAGTTGACTGGGCGTGGACTGCACCACCGCGAGCAGTGCGTCGGCCTGCGACGCCACCTGCCGGGCCACCGAACGCAGTTCCACCTGCCACAGCACCACCCCCGCCACTCCTGCGAATGCGAGCAGCGTGCAGAGCAAAACACCAAAGGTCAGGAGGGTCAGCCGGGTGCGCAGGGTCAGGGGCCTCAGGGGTGGCGTTGCTGGAATGGTGGCGCATTCCAGGTGGAGAGGCAAGGGGCGGGACTCAGGGCCAACGTCTTGAGGGCGAGCTTCGCCCGCTGTTCCCTCCTCACCCTGGAGATGCAAGAAAGGCCCTCGTTCTCCGTGCTGAGACGAAGTCACGAAGGGTGCTGATCCGAAAGATTCGCTTTAAGAGGGTCTTGCCGCTTCCTTCTCCCGGCCTTCAATGCAAAGGGGGAAAGAGGTGAGAACACCACTCAGGGCAATTGCGGGAGGGACAAGCTCGCTTTGACCCGCTCCCCGGTGGAACGGGCGCAGCTGCGGGGGAGTGCGTCAGGCGGGGGTGAACCCACCACCCTTACTCCCCTTCCGGAAAGCTGTAACCCAGGCCCCGCAGGGTGCGCACCGCATCGTCGCCGAGTTTGCGGCGCAGATTGCGCACGTAGGTGTCCACCACGTTCGATTCGGCCCCGAAGCGTCCGTCCCACACACGGTCGATCAGTTCCTCGCGGGTATAGACCCGACCTGGATGCGAGGCCAGCACCTCCAGCAGCGAGAACTCCTTGGCCGTCAGCGCCACCCGTGCACCTGACCGGTACACCGCCCGTGCGGTCCAGTCGAGCCGGAGGTCGCGCCAGACCCGCGTGCTTTGCACCTCCGCCCGGCCCCGGCGCACGAGGGCCCGCAGCCGCGCCTGGACCTCCCCGAGATGAAAGGGCTTGACGAGGTAATCGTCGCCCCCAGTGTCCAGGCCTTCAATACGGTCTTCCACAGCGTCGCGGGCCGTCAGGAACAGCACCGGAAAGGGAATGCCCTCCTCGCGCAGCTCCCGCACGAGATCAAAGCCCGACCGGGGACCCTCCGGCAGTCCCACATCCACCATCAGGGCGTCAAAGGGGAAACTGGCGGCGAGTTCGCGGGCCTCCTCGGCACAGCCTGCCTCGTCCACCGCGTACCCGGCTTCTCTCAGGCTGGCCGCTAAGGGACGGCGGATTTCGGGTTCATCTTCAACCACCAGGAAACGCATGCCTCAAGCTACGCCCGCCACATCGAACTCAGATGGAGACCCCCGGTGAGGTGAACCTAAATCCGGCTTTTAGACAGCCCGGCCACGGTCCCAGCGGTGACCTCCACCTTCGGCCGGCCCCTGGTGGCCACGTCTACCTGCGCCGCCACGGCCCGGGAGCAGCGGCTGTTGGCCGCGCGATGGCTGGCCCTACACGGCGAGTTTGGCCACGCGTCCGCCAGTTTTGCCAGCTTGATGCTGGACGTTCAGGCCCTGACCGTGCCGGGCCTATTGGGACCGCTGCCCTATCGTGCGGTAGGGCAGGCACGGCCGGCGGCAGGTAATCCCCTTGCACCTGCTGAAGGTTGGAGCGACTTTGCACGTGTTTTTCGGGACACTGTGCGGGCCCAACGGGTCACGCCCGCGCTCACAGGCTGCTCGGCAGCGTTCGCGCGTGCGGCAGGTGGCGAGGTGCGGCGGGCACTCCGCCTTGGAGCGACGCCGCACCTGGACGCGCAGCGCTGATCCTCCCGGGACAATGCGGGAAGTACCATGCGCAACAACGTTAACCGGACGCGGCGCGCGGGGTGGAGGTTGCAGCCCGAACCTCAGCCGAGCGACGCGGTGTGGACCGAGATCGAAATTCTGGGCTGCCCGTGGCTCGCCTCGCGGGCGAGCGCTGGGCTGGGTGCTGGACCCCTCACCCCGGCAGCACCCAGCCCAGCGCCGTTTTTTCCTGGCGCGGCAGGAGGGGCCGGCTGTGGCCTTTTTGGCCTGCATCCCCTTGGGGGCCCGGGGTGGCTGGTATCTGGAGGACGTGGTGCGCGCTTCCGGCGCACCGGGCGGCACCGCGGCCCTCCTCGTGCAGGAGGCCATTGCTGCGTTGCGGAAGGTACGCAGAGCGTTACCCTGGGCTGCGCGCCCCTCGCCGACCTGAACCTGCCTGGCGAGGATTTCCCACGCTCCTGGCCGCTGGAATGAGGTGCCCATGCCCCGCGCCCACTGCTCTCCCGCCATTACAACTGCGAAAGGCTCCTGCGCTTCAAGGCCCAGTTTCCCGGCACCCACTGGGAAGGCGCATACCTCCTGTTGCCCCCACCCGCTTCCGGCAACACTGGGTCTGAGCGCCCTGACGCGGGCGGTGTGGCGGAAGGGGCCACCGGAGGCCGGTTGAGGTGGGCCTGTTTTCGGCGGTGATGTGCCAACCCAGCGGTCAGACCGCCCACCGTTTGGCCGGCAGTTACAGGTGATCGAGTCGCCCGCCGTCCACGATCAGTTCCGTGCCCTGCACAAAAGCGGCGTCGTCCGAGGCCAGGAAGGCGATGGCAGCGGCAAGGTCTTCGGGACGGCCCACGTCATTGGGGTTGATCTTCTCCACGCCGCTTTTCACATTGGGATTGTTCCACAACATCGGCGTGTCCACCGCGCCCGGCAGTACGGCGTTCACGCGGATGCCGCGCGGTTTGCCCTCGATGGCGGCGCTGCGCGTTAGTGACACCAGGGCCGCCTTGGCAGCGGCGTAGGGGGCCACCAGCGCTTCGGTCTCATGGGCGTGGATGCTGGAAACATTCACGATGGCCGACCCCGGTTTCATCACCTCAAAGCTGCGCCTCAGAAAGGAAAAGGCCCCCAGCAGGTCCACTGCCAGCACGCGCTGCCAGTCGTCCACCGTCAGTTCAGTGATGGGCTTGAAGGTCATCAGCCCGGCGTTGTTCACCACGACGTCCAGCCTCCCGAAACGGGCCACGGCTGCGTCCACGCAGGCATCCACCTGCTGAGGGTCCGATACGTCGCAGGCCACCCCCAACGCGGCGGGCGCCCCGGCAGCTTTCATCTGCTCGGTGGCCTGTTCTGCAGCGTCACCATGAAGGTCCGCGATCACCACCCGCGCCCCCTCCTGCGCAAAACGTTTGGCCGCAGCCAGGCCAATCCCACTTGCCGCGCCAGTCACAATAACGACCTTGCTGCCGAAGCGTCGGGGCAGGGCAGGGGGCGCAGACGGCGTGGACTGGGCAGTGTTGGGGGAATCAGATGCAGTCATGTCAGGCTCCTGTCGAAGAGGTGGGTGTGGGGGACGTGGGCTCATTGCCTTGGGCGGTGGCGTCCTGGGTCCGGCGGGCATGGCGGGCCTTGTCCTGCAGGTCCCGCACGGCCTCGCTCTCCTGCTGGTTGGGAGGAAAGACAGGTACGGTCAGCACGACGCTCTGGGTGGGGAGAACGTCACGCCACTCCGTGATGAGGCGGCGGTACGCCTCGCCCACGGGCCGGATGTTGCGGTTCAGGTCGTACAGGCCCAGCGAATTGACCGTCCCATTGTTCTCCCGCAGCGCCGTGTCCCAGTCCACCTGGTCGGTCAGCGAGTACCAGGTAAAACCCACGATGGGCAGGCCATCGTTGCGAACGCGCAGCACATTGGCCCATTCCTTGCGCAGCCAGCGCACCGCCTCGTCGCCTCCCGCACCCTGAGAGAGATTCGTCTCGGTGTGCATCACCGGCAGGCCGTAGCGGGCGTAATACTGGCCTGTGATCACCGAGTAGCCGTAGATCTCCCCGCTGGCCTCCGTCAAACCGTCGGGGTGAACGAGATGCTCGTTGGTAACGTAGTAGTCGTTGCCCATGATGCAGTGGTGCTTGAGGTTGTTTTGCAGGAAGAAGTGGTAGTCCTCCCGCGTCATGCCGTTGTCGAGCAGGTACTCGTACATCTCCGACCCCACCCGGTGCCCGTAGTTCAGGTCCAGCGACAGAAAGCGCACCTCGTTCATGAATTCCGCCCGGCCAATGGCGGCGGGATTCTCAGCGTGGAAGTACTCGCTGGACTCGCTCTGGATAAAGATGGCGTCGGGACGGGCATTCAAGATGGCCTGCATCCCCAGCACGTTGGCCTTGACAATGTGGCCCAGCGCCGTCACGAAGCTGCGGTCGGTCGTCATTTGCTCGTTCCACCAGCCGTACTTCGCCGAGAACAGGGCGCAGATGTACATCTCGTTGACGGGCGTGTACAGCTGCACCCAGGGAAAGCGCGCAGCGAAAGCAGCCGCGTAACGGGCAAACTGAACCGGGAAATCGGGATTTTGAAAGTTACCGATCCAGTCGGGTACCCCGAAGTGGCACAAGTCCACGATGGGCGTGATGTTGCGTGAGCGCAGCCCCGCAAACGTCTCGTCGGCAAAGCTCCAGTCGTAATGGTCCGGACCCAGCCAGGTGGTGTGGATGGGCGGCCCGTAGCGCAGGTACCCGACGCCCAGTTCCCCCACGAGGTCAAAGTCCTTTTGCCAGTGCGTGTAGTGCCCGCACTTGTCCATCTCGTCCTGCCTCACCCGCCCGCCCTGCACCGTGGGGTACGAGTTCTCGATGCCCGTGGCAAACATGAAGTAGATCAAGGTCGCACCTCTTCCGGGGCCTGCTGCCCAACCGACAGGTCCAGGGTTCTTTCAGTCTCGCACCGTACCTGCGGGCCTTAACGCCCACATGAAACGCGCGCGTCCACCCACAGACCGTCAGCCGCCTGCGGGAGAACAGTCCAGGCGGCCTGACCGAGTCTGCGCAGTTTCCAGAGGTTGTTGAGGCGAGGCCCGGGCAGAGACGAGAGGCAGTTGCACCGCGGAGCCCCTGGAATCCGCTGCGCCGCCCGGGGATCACCGTGGAGGTGGGAGCGCATGACCTCAACGTCGGGCGTACAGGAGCCCCTTCCCGAACGCATTAGGGGGGACAGCGTTATGTTTGCGTGACATGGCCCAGGCCCCACCAGACTGCCGGGTATAGGTGCCGCACGGGTAGAAACGTGCGCCGCTGCCCTGCCCGGCACTGCACGGTTGCGCTCCTTCCCGTCACCCTGAAGCCACATGCGTCGGGAAACGGTCAGCTTGGGTGGAGCGCCTGAATTCGTCGCAGTACTGGAGCAATTCGCGCGCCGCCTCGCCCAGGACCGGCCCCCGCAGCCCGTGTGGGTCATAAACGTCTGAGAATCCGGCACCAGGACTTGCGAGAACACCGCCTGACCAGAAGGTCAGATGTGGTTTGCCCCACGCCACCATCTCACGATGCGCTGCGTTCCTTTCCCAATAGACCGCGGAGTGGCGCGGCAAGTACAGTGACCGCATGGGGCAGCCGCGGGGCAAGGATCAGGAGAAGGACGTGTTGAGGGGCCACGACGAGCGGAACGTGGCGGCCCTCAACTTCATTCCTGTTCAGGAGCGGTTGCCCGAGGACCTGCTGCGCCTGGAACGCATGGTCATCCGCACCAACGGTCAACCGGCGAAAATTGTGTGTACTGGCGTGCCCGGCATCGGCATGGCCCGCGGCAGCGACAACGACCTGCTGGTGGCGCTGATCAACGTGTACATTGACGCGGGTTGCCCTGCCGACGGGATCATCACCACGAGTGCGTATGCGCTGCTTAAGCTCTCGGGGCAGGGAACCAGCGGCAAACACTACCAGGCCCTCTCCCAGTGTCTGGCCCGGGTCTTCAACACGACGTACCACATCACAGACGGCTGGTTTGATTTTCACGCCAAGCGGTACACGACGGTGTCGTTTCGCATCATTGACAGCCTGACGCGCACACATCGTGAGGAAACAGGCGCGGACATTACGCTTGACAGCCGCAGCGTCTTGCGCATTCGTCTGAGCGAGGAAATTACCAAGTCCATCCGCAACGGCTACATCAAGCCCCTGAACCTCACCGACTACCAGAGCCTGCCCACGGTCGGCTCCCGCACGCTGTACCGCCTGCTGGACATGTACCTCGACGAAGCAGCGACGCGCGGCGATCCCAAACCTTACCGGATGGCGGTCTCCCTGATGACGCACGCGCAGAATTGCGGCGTCCTCAACCGCCGTCCTGACCACGTCCGCCGGGCGCTCGACAGCATGCACGAGCCCCTCATCAAGATGGGTTACCTCGCCACGGTCAATTACGTCGGGAAGGGTCTGAAGACCACCGTTCACTACACGTATGGGGAGACCACCTCTCCCATCAACCAAGAACACGTGGCCCTGCTGGTCAAACACGGTGTTCACCGGGGTGTGGCCGAGAAGTACGCCCGCAACTTGGGGGAGAAAGTTGTCGTCGTCGTCGCAAAATTTGCAGAGGAACTCAAGCGCCCAAACAAGAAGATCGAGAATCCCGCTGCATACCTCGTCAGCCTGCTCAAGGACGTGGACTCGATCGTCGCGCAAACCCGCAGTGACGAGTTGCGCAAGCAGGATATCCAACGCACCCGCAAGGCGTCCCAGGCGAAAATCGTCAAGGCAGAGGCGCAGCAGAACCATCTTTTTGAGGAAGAGCTGCACCTGGCCATCCAGAAAGAGGGGCCAGAAGCGGCGGTCGAGTTTATGCTTACCTCCTTCAAGGTCCGGCAACTTCAGCGGCACGGGCTGGAACTGCATGAAATTGATCAAGTCCGCAACGCGGTCCTTGAACGCCGAGTGGACGCGGCGCAGATGCACGCCATTCTCAACCGGGTGCTCATGTCGCCGGAGGTAGGAATCCGCGACCTCCGCGCGCTGCTCTGACTTCTCCTTCCCCTCGTCTGTCTGAGCCGTTTCGGCGAGGTGGTTTTTGCCGTCCGGCGTATGTACACGCGGCTGAGCTTCACCCCTCAGCCCTCGTGGAACTTGGGGGATCTGGAGAGATATTTCTCGGGTTCAACGTGGGGGGCCAATCGTGGAACTTGGGGGGTTTTGGAATTCCTATTATCGTGGAACTTGGGGGAAACGGCTCGTCAAACTCGTCTGACAACATGTTTTACCCACCTCCCCTCAACTCACGTGGAACTTGGGGGATTTTGAGCTCGCTGTATCGTGGAACTTGGGGGAATCAAGGAGAAAGGGCGTATGAGGTGCGGCAGTGTCCGCCGTGACCCTCGTGGAACTTGGGGGAAAAATATCGTGGAACTTGGGGGATTCAACGTCTGGACTATCGTGGAACTTGGGGGAACACGCCTCAAAAGTACCGTGGAACTTGGGGGAAAACATCGTGGAACTTGGGGGAAAAGTGCCAAAAGCGCTGTGCCAGACGGACTTTACCTCTGCTCTATGATGATGACATCAATCTTTTTCTTCTTTTATTAAAGAAAAAACATCATTCATGCGGTGCGCTCCTGTCTGTTGCCGGGTCTTACCGGTGGCGGCCGAACACTGGTGATTCTCACCACCTCTGTTTTTGCTGCAGAGGTTCAGGAAGGTACTTGCGGCGGCGAGGCGAGGAGTCCCTCGCCGCCACGGACGGAAGGAAACTTCAAAGCGGCACATGGCTGGTTTCCCTGAACGGCGCTCACGTCGTGCCTTGGAGCTGTTTAGGGTGATCGGGTGCGAAGCAACGGCGCTGTATGGGAAACTTCGACGCTCCACCTGATGGACCACACGCCAAACGGGCGTGTGGTCAGCCGACGTTACCAAGGGTTCGGCGACTATGACGAACCGTCAGTGGCGCGCCGAGAACATGCGGGCGCCCTCTCCCGCTGTGCAAAACCGGGGAGAATGAAACATGACGAGACAGAAGGTAGCCCTCGTGACCGGGGGTAACCGCGGTATTGGTCTGGAAGTCTGCCGCCAGCTCGCCCAGCAGGGCCTGCACGTGCTGCTTGCCGCGCGGGGTGAGGCCCAGGGAGAGCAGGCTGCTGCGGCCCTGCACTCGGGCGGGGGAGCCGTCACGGCCGTCTCCCTCGATGTGCGGGACGACGCCTCCATTCAGACGCTCGCGGCCCACGTACAGCGTGCCTTCGGGCGCCTCGACATTCTCGTAAACAATGCTGCGGTGCTGCTGTGTGAGGGGGACAGTGCCCTGATGACGCCACCTGAGGCGTATCAGGACAGCCTGGAGACGAACTTTATGGGTCCGCTCCGGCTGTGCCAGGCGTTCGTACCAGGCATGCGGGAGCGGGGGTACGGCCGCGTGGTGAATGTCAGTAGCGGCGCCGGGCAGCTTTCCAGCATGGGTGGGTATGCCCCAGCGTACTCGGCGAGCAAAGCCGCCTTGAACGCCCTGACGCGCTTGATGGCGCACGCGGGGGGGCCAAGGGTGTTGGTGAACAGCGTGGATCCCGGATGGGTGAGGACCGACATGGGGGGCCCTCGGGCCCCGCGCAGTGTCGAGCAGGGCGCGGACACGGTCGTGTGGCTCGCCACCCTGCCTGAGGGCGGACCCACCGGCGGGTTCTTCCATGACCGCAAGCCCCTTCCCTGGTAAACGGTGTCCGTCGCGTCGAACGGACATGCTTACGGGCGCTGAATCTGGCCCACCGGCCTGGTAGAAAAGCCATTTGCCTTCATATTCAGGGGCATGTGGACCGTGCCATTCCCTGGCCACCCAGGAGGCCCATGAACCTGAAACGCAGGGCCTTGCCATTCCTCGCCGCGCTGCGGCTCTCCCCTGCTGCCAGAGCCGACCACACCAGCGCCGACATCAAGGACTTCCGCATAGTGTGCGCCGATGTCGGCTTGGAGGCGAAGACGATGACTTCGCGGAGGAAGCGTATGGCGTGATCGCTGACGGGCTGAAGAAAGCGGGCATCAAGCTGTTCGCCGATCCCTGCCAGGAGAAAAGCACGAGCACCACCCGGCAATTGAACCTGCTCTACTCGTTCAGCACGTGGGGGCGGGAGAGACGCTCGACCTGCCTGTCCGATTTTTGCAAACTTTGAAGTAGCAGTACTTCCTGGCTCCTGCACGCTTCCTCAGCATCACGGCCGCATAAGCCAAGAAGCTCGGGAAGACCGTCGGGATTTGCCCTGACCAGCATGAGGTCGAACTTGACCTCATGCTGAACCTCCTCCGGGAGAAGCTCAGACGCCCGGAACTCGCTCAACAGCTCGTGAACGCCTCTTCCCCCACCGCGGAAGGGAACACCTGGGGCAATACGTATGGAGAGATCTGCAACGGGGAAAGTCGGAATGTACTTGGGC from Deinococcus hopiensis KR-140 includes:
- a CDS encoding SDR family oxidoreductase produces the protein MTRQKVALVTGGNRGIGLEVCRQLAQQGLHVLLAARGEAQGEQAAAALHSGGGAVTAVSLDVRDDASIQTLAAHVQRAFGRLDILVNNAAVLLCEGDSALMTPPEAYQDSLETNFMGPLRLCQAFVPGMRERGYGRVVNVSSGAGQLSSMGGYAPAYSASKAALNALTRLMAHAGGPRVLVNSVDPGWVRTDMGGPRAPRSVEQGADTVVWLATLPEGGPTGGFFHDRKPLPW
- a CDS encoding replication initiator protein A — encoded protein: MGQPRGKDQEKDVLRGHDERNVAALNFIPVQERLPEDLLRLERMVIRTNGQPAKIVCTGVPGIGMARGSDNDLLVALINVYIDAGCPADGIITTSAYALLKLSGQGTSGKHYQALSQCLARVFNTTYHITDGWFDFHAKRYTTVSFRIIDSLTRTHREETGADITLDSRSVLRIRLSEEITKSIRNGYIKPLNLTDYQSLPTVGSRTLYRLLDMYLDEAATRGDPKPYRMAVSLMTHAQNCGVLNRRPDHVRRALDSMHEPLIKMGYLATVNYVGKGLKTTVHYTYGETTSPINQEHVALLVKHGVHRGVAEKYARNLGEKVVVVVAKFAEELKRPNKKIENPAAYLVSLLKDVDSIVAQTRSDELRKQDIQRTRKASQAKIVKAEAQQNHLFEEELHLAIQKEGPEAAVEFMLTSFKVRQLQRHGLELHEIDQVRNAVLERRVDAAQMHAILNRVLMSPEVGIRDLRALL